Proteins encoded within one genomic window of Panacibacter microcysteis:
- a CDS encoding head GIN domain-containing protein, which produces MKKIIGSLLVLMIAGTIHAQNLVYDANAQERKVGSFHGVSVGSGITLYLSQGNEDAVAVSAADEKDLEKMITEVKDGILKIRVDNKPWGNWGYRKLKAYVTIKTLDYLSASGGAIAKITDGIKVDAINTDASGGSIIEGDLRGNNINAELSGGSIFKIHGSFNNASIDASGGSIFQDFDLVVNSCSVEASGGSIISLSITKEMKADASGGSIINYKGSGVITSVDASGGSSIKKRD; this is translated from the coding sequence ATGAAAAAAATTATAGGAAGCTTGCTGGTATTGATGATTGCGGGTACCATACATGCCCAAAATCTTGTGTACGATGCCAATGCTCAGGAGAGAAAAGTGGGCAGCTTTCACGGCGTTTCTGTAGGGAGTGGCATAACACTATATTTATCGCAGGGTAATGAAGATGCGGTTGCTGTAAGTGCTGCAGATGAGAAAGACCTTGAAAAAATGATCACAGAAGTGAAAGATGGTATTTTAAAAATACGGGTTGACAATAAACCATGGGGCAACTGGGGCTACAGGAAACTAAAGGCCTATGTAACCATTAAAACGCTCGATTACCTGAGTGCATCGGGCGGTGCGATTGCAAAAATTACCGATGGCATAAAAGTAGATGCTATTAATACGGATGCAAGCGGTGGCAGCATTATAGAGGGAGACCTGCGGGGTAACAACATCAATGCTGAGCTTAGTGGCGGCAGTATTTTTAAAATTCATGGTTCCTTTAATAACGCAAGTATTGATGCCAGCGGTGGCAGTATTTTCCAGGATTTTGATTTGGTAGTAAACAGTTGCAGTGTTGAGGCAAGTGGCGGAAGCATCATTTCATTGTCTATTACCAAAGAGATGAAAGCTGATGCCAGTGGCGGATCAATCATTAACTATAAAGGCAGCGGCGTGATAACAAGTGTTGATGCCAGTGGGGGATCGAGCATTAAGAAAAGAGATTAA
- the mtaB gene encoding tRNA (N(6)-L-threonylcarbamoyladenosine(37)-C(2))-methylthiotransferase MtaB — protein sequence MEKRTVAFHTLGCKLNFSETSTLSRMLENDGFEKKDFDELADVYVINTCSVTDNADKECRQIVRRIQRKAPQSLVVVTGCYAQLKPKEIAEIPGVSLVLGAAEKFNIGAHIRELAKGDSARISSCDIEEVSGFTASYSLHDRTRTFLKVQDGCDYNCAFCTIPMARGKSRSDTIENVLRNARELAAGGVKEIVLTGVNLGDFGKGPDGIGVSIGINDREENFYELIRQLDEVEGIERYRISSIEPNLLTNQIIEFVSNSKKFMPHFHIPLQSGCNKTLAAMRRRYKRELYAERVGLIKTLMPHCCIGVDVIVGFPGETEEDFKETFDFLHALDVSYLHVFTYSERDNTKALEIKPVVPVNVRHERNKILRNLSYMKMQFFTQQHAGQTRKVLFEGHEKNGMMEGYTDNYIRITVPYQPALANNIVDRAI from the coding sequence ATGGAAAAGCGGACGGTAGCATTTCATACATTAGGTTGCAAGCTCAATTTTTCGGAGACTTCTACACTCAGCCGCATGCTGGAAAACGATGGCTTTGAGAAAAAAGATTTTGATGAGCTGGCTGATGTGTATGTGATCAATACCTGCTCTGTAACAGATAATGCAGACAAGGAGTGCAGGCAGATTGTGCGGCGCATTCAGCGTAAGGCACCGCAAAGCCTGGTGGTTGTTACGGGTTGCTATGCGCAGTTGAAACCGAAAGAGATTGCTGAAATACCGGGCGTAAGCCTTGTATTGGGTGCTGCTGAGAAATTTAACATTGGTGCACATATAAGAGAACTTGCCAAGGGTGACTCTGCCAGAATTTCCAGTTGCGATATAGAGGAGGTAAGCGGTTTTACAGCCTCTTATTCTTTACACGACAGAACGAGAACATTTTTAAAGGTGCAGGATGGTTGCGATTACAATTGTGCTTTTTGCACCATTCCCATGGCCCGTGGCAAAAGCCGCAGTGATACTATTGAAAATGTGTTGCGCAATGCCAGGGAGCTGGCCGCAGGTGGTGTAAAAGAAATTGTATTGACCGGTGTGAACCTTGGGGATTTTGGGAAAGGGCCGGATGGCATTGGTGTAAGTATAGGTATAAACGACCGGGAAGAAAACTTTTACGAACTCATCAGGCAACTGGATGAGGTGGAAGGTATAGAGCGCTACCGTATTTCTTCGATAGAACCCAATTTGCTTACCAACCAGATCATTGAATTTGTAAGCAACAGTAAAAAGTTTATGCCGCATTTTCATATACCCCTGCAAAGTGGCTGCAATAAAACGCTTGCGGCAATGCGCAGGCGGTATAAACGGGAACTATATGCAGAACGTGTTGGGTTAATCAAAACCTTAATGCCGCATTGTTGTATAGGTGTAGATGTTATAGTTGGTTTTCCCGGGGAAACGGAAGAAGATTTTAAAGAGACATTTGATTTCCTGCATGCACTGGATGTTTCTTACCTCCATGTATTTACCTACTCAGAAAGAGACAACACAAAAGCATTGGAGATAAAGCCGGTGGTGCCGGTAAATGTTCGTCATGAGCGCAATAAGATTTTGCGTAACTTGAGCTATATGAAAATGCAGTTCTTTACACAACAACATGCCGGTCAAACAAGAAAGGTGTTGTTCGAAGGTCATGAAAAGAACGGCATGATGGAAGGTTATACCGACAATTATATCCGTATTACAGTACCTTATCAACCGGCCCTGGCAAACAATATTGTTGACCGGGCCATTTGA
- a CDS encoding TIGR03067 domain-containing protein, producing the protein MNIYLIVLQLVCALSCGEAGDATNSTNQSSLQGTWLAQSESQNGKKWNVSFVYVFRGDKVFFTDETGKEVMYSFKLDTTDSLNFLIIQPDAALNISAPISIAYELEGDSLKIVIAPPGLRPTEISDKNDQELIICKRKSL; encoded by the coding sequence ATGAATATCTACCTTATTGTGCTGCAACTTGTTTGCGCTTTGTCCTGTGGGGAAGCCGGCGATGCGACAAACTCTACCAACCAATCAAGCTTACAAGGAACCTGGTTGGCGCAATCTGAAAGCCAAAACGGCAAGAAATGGAATGTATCTTTCGTATATGTCTTCAGAGGAGATAAAGTGTTTTTCACAGACGAGACCGGAAAGGAAGTTATGTATTCTTTCAAGTTGGACACTACTGACAGTCTCAACTTCCTTATTATTCAGCCAGATGCGGCGCTTAATATTTCGGCGCCTATCAGCATTGCTTATGAGTTAGAGGGAGATTCGTTGAAGATTGTGATCGCACCACCAGGTTTGCGCCCAACAGAAATATCAGACAAAAACGATCAAGAGTTGATTATCTGCAAGAGAAAAAGCTTATGA
- a CDS encoding RNA polymerase alpha subunit C-terminal domain-containing protein, which yields MAIKGTSRTCKNGHQFKKSNDCPTCPICEQERKPKDSFLSLIVAPARRALERENIKTLEDLAKWTEKDIGNLHGMGPSTLPKLKKALNDYGLSFKA from the coding sequence ATGGCGATAAAGGGAACATCAAGGACTTGTAAAAATGGGCACCAATTCAAAAAAAGTAACGACTGTCCAACTTGTCCAATTTGTGAACAAGAACGTAAGCCAAAAGACAGTTTTTTGTCTCTTATTGTTGCACCTGCAAGACGAGCATTAGAAAGAGAAAATATAAAAACCTTGGAAGACTTAGCAAAATGGACTGAAAAAGACATTGGCAATTTACATGGTATGGGACCGAGCACATTACCCAAATTGAAAAAGGCTTTAAATGACTACGGACTTTCTTTCAAAGCGTAA
- a CDS encoding ATP-grasp domain-containing protein, producing the protein MNDSNMNILFCDNPFENKASVDIDYEDESVSAKQNGFATQLFSYESLTKDKDAEFATRRIKHSDTLQKIVYRGWMLKPNQYTSLYNALLTKNYKLINSPTEYQNCHYLPDSYKFITGHTPKTIWLTVENQQVDYDKVFNDIATFGNSPLIVKDFVKSQKHYWDTACFIPLATDKDKVKSVIEKFVGLQNSDLNEGLVVREFIELNDLTIHSKSGMPLKQEYRLFFLNGQLLGCYDYWEEGEYSADEHPPLDIFKNIAKNIESNFFSMDIAKTKSGEWIIIELGDGQVAGLPDKVDRLQFYNLARQYYGS; encoded by the coding sequence TTGAACGACTCAAATATGAACATACTTTTTTGCGACAATCCATTTGAGAATAAAGCATCAGTAGACATAGACTACGAAGACGAATCTGTATCTGCAAAACAAAACGGTTTTGCGACACAGCTTTTTAGTTACGAGAGTTTGACAAAAGACAAAGACGCTGAATTTGCAACCAGACGGATAAAGCACAGTGACACTCTGCAAAAAATAGTCTACCGAGGTTGGATGTTGAAACCAAATCAATATACTTCACTTTACAATGCACTTTTGACAAAGAATTATAAACTCATCAACTCACCCACTGAATATCAAAATTGCCATTACTTACCCGACAGTTACAAATTCATAACTGGACATACACCAAAAACAATTTGGCTGACAGTTGAAAATCAGCAAGTCGACTATGACAAGGTATTTAACGACATTGCAACATTCGGAAATTCGCCATTAATCGTAAAAGATTTTGTAAAATCACAAAAGCATTATTGGGACACAGCTTGCTTTATTCCATTGGCGACTGACAAAGACAAAGTAAAATCCGTTATTGAAAAATTTGTAGGATTGCAAAATTCAGATCTTAATGAAGGACTTGTCGTCAGAGAATTTATAGAACTCAATGACCTGACAATTCATTCCAAAAGTGGAATGCCTTTAAAACAAGAGTATCGCTTATTCTTTTTAAATGGACAGTTGTTGGGCTGTTACGACTATTGGGAAGAAGGTGAATATTCAGCAGACGAACATCCGCCGCTTGACATCTTCAAGAACATTGCAAAAAATATTGAAAGCAACTTCTTTTCTATGGACATTGCAAAGACAAAAAGTGGAGAATGGATTATTATAGAATTGGGTGATGGACAAGTTGCAGGGCTTCCAGACAAAGTGGATAGACTTCAATTTTACAACCTTGCAAGACAATATTACGGCAGCTAA
- a CDS encoding DUF4258 domain-containing protein — MKKALPLMLLVVLAIIALILKQCNNTNSGAVKESNPAQMEQPGKRGLNRNPAVINYSRHARCRMNCRHISEAEVKDVLQKGKVNYTKSDLKGEECKKRYAVEGNTKDNQKVRIIFAPCNDEVTVVTVIDLGKEWACDCE, encoded by the coding sequence ATGAAAAAAGCATTACCGCTCATGCTGCTTGTTGTGCTCGCCATCATTGCATTAATATTGAAGCAGTGCAACAATACCAATAGCGGAGCGGTAAAAGAAAGCAACCCTGCCCAAATGGAACAGCCTGGTAAGCGGGGCCTCAACCGCAACCCGGCCGTTATTAATTATTCCAGACATGCCCGCTGCCGGATGAATTGCAGGCATATCAGCGAAGCAGAAGTAAAAGATGTCTTGCAAAAAGGTAAGGTCAATTACACAAAAAGCGACCTGAAGGGAGAGGAGTGTAAAAAGCGGTACGCGGTAGAAGGCAATACAAAAGATAACCAAAAGGTAAGAATCATATTTGCGCCCTGCAACGATGAGGTTACAGTAGTTACGGTGATAGATTTAGGAAAAGAATGGGCGTGCGACTGTGAATAA
- a CDS encoding amidohydrolase family protein, translated as MKYTNQFLLVVGLFTFSLLTSLTGYSQKQPAKQTIFAIKNVNVITMTSSNTILENATVVISNNLIQSINGAIPKNATIINGKGKWLIPGLIDAHVHLPTDGYLGQKFPTQIPDLSFNTQDIMTPIIANGVTTVLDLNSTMETFGQKKLIEKGYIVGPRIALAALINGGNGQGRIANTAEEGRIMVRNVKTEGYDFIKVYSKLNIETYNAIVDEAYKQGVKTIGHIPYAFKGKLEQAFIPHFGMVAHAEEFSKNSDSFCVQDAIKFAKLSKDNGTWLSPTLTTMVWIAKQTHSINSIKNLTSLKYVHPLLQSKWLTANNYVKNASSENATYFDNMVKFHFQLVKAFNDAGIPIVAGTDAGVSGVVAGFSLHDELELLVQAGLTPKEALNSATLLSAQWLGIDKQLGSIETGKFADLILLDQDPLTDIRNTRKIAGVFVNGNWLDKTKLNSMLEDLANRNTADKDQFDWKTFMNKKK; from the coding sequence ATGAAATATACAAATCAGTTTTTATTAGTAGTAGGACTTTTTACATTTTCACTTTTGACATCTCTCACAGGGTATTCACAAAAGCAGCCAGCAAAACAAACAATCTTTGCTATCAAAAATGTGAATGTCATAACAATGACATCCTCAAATACAATTTTAGAAAACGCAACTGTGGTTATTTCTAACAATCTCATTCAATCCATAAATGGAGCAATCCCTAAAAATGCTACAATCATTAATGGCAAAGGAAAGTGGCTTATTCCCGGGCTTATAGATGCTCACGTTCATTTACCTACTGATGGTTACCTTGGACAAAAATTTCCTACTCAAATACCCGACTTATCTTTCAACACCCAAGATATTATGACACCGATAATAGCCAATGGTGTTACTACTGTGTTAGACCTCAATTCTACAATGGAAACCTTTGGACAAAAAAAATTAATTGAAAAAGGTTATATCGTTGGACCTCGTATTGCACTTGCTGCACTCATAAATGGTGGCAATGGACAAGGCAGAATTGCCAACACCGCAGAAGAAGGAAGAATAATGGTTAGAAATGTAAAAACTGAGGGCTACGATTTTATAAAAGTTTATTCCAAATTAAATATTGAAACCTACAACGCTATTGTTGATGAAGCATACAAACAAGGAGTAAAAACTATTGGACATATTCCATATGCTTTCAAAGGAAAATTGGAACAAGCATTTATACCTCATTTTGGAATGGTTGCCCACGCAGAAGAATTTTCTAAAAACTCTGATAGTTTTTGTGTGCAAGATGCAATAAAATTTGCAAAACTTTCAAAAGACAATGGTACTTGGCTATCCCCTACTTTAACCACAATGGTTTGGATTGCAAAACAGACACACTCTATTAACAGCATCAAAAACTTAACCTCACTCAAATATGTTCATCCACTTTTACAAAGCAAATGGCTAACTGCCAATAACTATGTTAAAAATGCTTCGTCTGAAAATGCCACCTACTTTGACAATATGGTGAAGTTCCATTTTCAATTAGTAAAAGCTTTTAATGATGCAGGGATTCCAATAGTTGCTGGAACAGATGCAGGGGTTTCGGGAGTTGTAGCAGGTTTTTCACTACACGATGAGTTAGAACTTTTGGTTCAAGCAGGACTAACACCAAAAGAAGCTTTAAATTCAGCGACATTATTATCTGCTCAATGGCTTGGTATTGACAAACAACTTGGAAGTATAGAAACAGGAAAATTTGCAGACCTTATTTTGCTTGACCAAGACCCACTTACTGACATAAGAAATACTCGTAAAATTGCAGGTGTATTTGTAAATGGCAATTGGTTAGACAAAACAAAACTAAATTCAATGCTTGAAGACTTGGCAAATCGTAACACGGCAGACAAAGATCAATTTGATTGGAAGACATTTATGAACAAGAAGAAATAA
- a CDS encoding DUF932 domain-containing protein: MFITAKMLEVIRVGCKDDIEEYIFFTPSHDGSGSIMAAFTPVRIVCNNKLNMALRNHSNAVYIKYTANAEDKLQEAARIIAISNKTSELLETLFDKWAKVCISDAEL; the protein is encoded by the coding sequence ATTTTTATTACTGCAAAAATGCTGGAAGTAATACGTGTTGGCTGTAAAGATGATATTGAGGAGTATATTTTTTTTACACCCTCACATGATGGCAGCGGCTCAATCATGGCGGCATTTACACCTGTTCGTATTGTTTGCAATAACAAGTTGAACATGGCTTTGCGTAATCACTCAAATGCCGTGTATATAAAGTATACAGCGAATGCAGAAGATAAGTTGCAGGAGGCCGCGCGGATTATTGCGATATCAAATAAGACCAGTGAATTACTGGAAACACTCTTTGATAAATGGGCAAAGGTTTGTATCAGCGATGCAGAATTATAA
- a CDS encoding PIG-L family deacetylase: protein MNKLLILALTFFSISFLNTSPKKSNKTILAVVAHPDDEMSIAEVLVKYGRLGYKVFVMIATDGKYGTRVTSIPEGDSLATVRKQESTCACEKMGIEPPIFLSIDRLDTKNGVRNYFLSHKQLRESLIQNIPIINPDIIITFGPDGDTHHAEHIVIGGAVTEVILQNGWVDKYPLYYVAYDRTSPGLEAVGFMDSKYINVEITYSEEEELIGLAANKCYVSQIAPAEMQEDYDRKRKDTINKSFFRKFVIKEGRQVNFE, encoded by the coding sequence ATGAATAAGCTTTTGATTCTTGCACTTACTTTTTTCTCTATTAGTTTTTTAAACACTAGCCCCAAAAAATCAAATAAAACAATTTTAGCGGTCGTAGCCCATCCTGATGATGAAATGTCAATTGCAGAAGTTCTAGTGAAATACGGAAGGCTTGGGTACAAAGTATTTGTAATGATTGCTACAGATGGGAAGTATGGAACAAGGGTAACATCAATTCCTGAGGGCGATTCGTTGGCTACCGTCAGAAAACAGGAAAGTACTTGTGCTTGCGAAAAGATGGGAATAGAACCGCCCATTTTCTTATCCATTGACAGGTTAGACACCAAGAATGGTGTTCGCAATTATTTTCTTTCGCATAAACAACTACGAGAGTCATTGATACAAAATATTCCCATAATTAATCCTGACATTATTATAACGTTTGGCCCCGATGGAGATACGCATCATGCAGAACATATTGTGATTGGAGGTGCAGTTACTGAAGTAATTTTACAGAATGGCTGGGTAGACAAATATCCTCTTTATTATGTAGCTTATGATCGTACTTCTCCTGGACTTGAAGCAGTTGGCTTCATGGATTCAAAATATATAAATGTTGAAATTACTTACAGCGAAGAAGAAGAATTAATCGGACTGGCTGCGAACAAATGTTATGTTAGTCAGATCGCTCCTGCAGAAATGCAGGAAGACTATGATAGAAAGAGAAAGGATACAATCAATAAAAGCTTTTTCAGAAAGTTTGTAATAAAGGAAGGCCGGCAAGTAAACTTTGAATAA
- a CDS encoding tyrosine-type recombinase/integrase, whose amino-acid sequence MHKLKSKEEIKVFAHKPPTDLQRKLIVDKIKTDYYNYYRFICVLYGCTLRPKEITRLKVKHLVRSEQIFRIIPDKEEGNSKTSAQRDVVIPDWLMQMLNDLNLQSCDPDWYIFSGKEGSKMFMPGKSRMHSNSPTRWWRNIVKIELGLDVTQYSLKKLAGNDMVKLQVAHGVQDLLELPKLQMGHSSKSITEVYVDEHKKVLSQIVKTRMPTL is encoded by the coding sequence GTGCACAAATTGAAGTCGAAAGAAGAAATAAAGGTTTTCGCACACAAGCCGCCTACAGACTTGCAGCGTAAGCTTATCGTCGACAAAATAAAAACTGACTATTACAATTATTACCGGTTCATATGTGTATTGTATGGTTGCACCCTGAGACCTAAAGAAATCACCAGGCTTAAAGTCAAACATCTCGTCAGGTCTGAACAAATATTCCGGATTATTCCCGACAAGGAAGAAGGAAATTCCAAAACGTCAGCTCAGCGTGACGTTGTGATCCCTGACTGGCTTATGCAAATGCTGAATGACTTGAACCTGCAGTCTTGTGATCCTGACTGGTACATTTTTTCCGGGAAAGAAGGTTCAAAGATGTTTATGCCTGGGAAAAGCCGGATGCATTCGAATTCTCCAACACGGTGGTGGCGAAATATTGTTAAGATCGAACTTGGCTTAGACGTTACACAGTATAGCCTTAAAAAGCTTGCAGGTAATGATATGGTGAAACTGCAGGTAGCCCATGGGGTGCAGGATTTGCTTGAATTACCCAAATTACAGATGGGTCATTCTTCAAAAAGCATAACCGAAGTTTATGTGGACGAACACAAAAAAGTTCTTAGCCAGATAGTCAAAACCAGGATGCCAACTTTATAG
- a CDS encoding TonB-dependent receptor yields MKKFLGTIAAFVLAVTTFAQITVSGIVTDKNNKALQGVTVTLSINGKKERTSLTNTGGAFEFTNVAANSTCKLVTQYVGLQAVTENFTALANRQFSIVMQELAYLLEPLEVKAVRASERSPFTKTDLGKDQIVKLNQGQDIPFLLNQTPSVVVNSDAGNGVGYTGIRIRGTDGTRINVTLNGIPYNDAESQGSFFVDLPDFASSVNSIQVQRGVGTSTNGSGAFGATINMSTNEFNEKAYAEANNSFGSFNTWKNTVKAGTGLVNDHFTFDARLSRVSSDGYIDRAASSLQSFYFSPAYTSKKTSVRLNVFSGKERTYQAWYGVPEALLSTNRTYNPAGTEKAGEPYNNQTDNYQQDHYQLFFNQVLSDNWSLNIASFLTRGKGYYEEYKAEQGFENYGLTNPVIGGDTITNTDLVRDRWLDNYFYGQVFSVQYKKAKDELTVGGSWTKYDGKHYGDVIWANLGIPKDYRYYNLTAYKSDANVYAKWLHQFNPNWNIFTDVQYRRVQHTMNGFKDNPGLLINRKFNFLNPKAGFSYFNNGYRIYASYALAHREPNRDDFEAGATEQPTYETLHDAELGVEKKNRQYSWGATFYYMYYNNQLVLTGKINDVGSYTRINVPSSYRMGVELQGGVVLTNWLNANANVTLSNNKIKSFTEYIDNWDDGKQQAVEHSNTDISFSPAITGSGNITLTPVKNAELSLLSKYVGRQYMDNTQNKARSLDAYYLQDVRAIYTINNMLFKQWNIIFQVNNVFNKKYEPNGYTYAYYYEGALINDNYYYPMAGTNFMLSVNIKL; encoded by the coding sequence ATGAAGAAGTTTTTGGGAACAATTGCAGCTTTTGTGCTGGCTGTTACAACATTTGCACAAATCACTGTCTCTGGCATTGTAACTGACAAAAACAACAAAGCATTGCAGGGCGTAACGGTTACATTAAGTATCAACGGAAAAAAAGAAAGAACATCACTGACCAACACCGGCGGCGCATTTGAGTTTACAAATGTTGCAGCCAACAGTACATGTAAACTGGTAACACAGTATGTAGGCCTGCAGGCAGTAACAGAAAATTTCACAGCATTGGCAAACAGGCAGTTTAGCATTGTAATGCAGGAACTGGCCTACCTGCTGGAGCCGCTGGAAGTAAAGGCTGTGCGTGCATCTGAGCGCTCACCATTCACAAAAACAGACCTTGGTAAAGACCAGATTGTAAAGCTTAACCAGGGGCAGGATATTCCTTTCCTGCTTAATCAGACACCTTCTGTTGTGGTAAACTCCGATGCAGGCAATGGCGTAGGTTACACAGGCATACGCATACGGGGAACAGATGGCACCCGAATAAACGTTACACTCAACGGTATTCCTTACAACGATGCAGAAAGCCAGGGTTCATTTTTTGTAGACCTGCCAGATTTTGCTTCTTCTGTAAACTCCATACAGGTACAAAGAGGTGTAGGTACTTCCACCAATGGTTCAGGAGCGTTTGGGGCCACAATCAATATGAGTACAAACGAATTCAATGAAAAAGCCTATGCCGAAGCCAATAACAGTTTTGGATCATTCAATACCTGGAAGAATACTGTAAAAGCGGGTACCGGTTTGGTTAATGACCACTTTACTTTCGATGCAAGACTAAGCCGTGTAAGCAGCGACGGATATATTGACAGAGCTGCCAGCAGTCTTCAGTCATTTTATTTTTCGCCGGCTTATACCAGTAAAAAAACCTCTGTGCGGTTAAACGTCTTTTCCGGCAAAGAACGCACTTACCAGGCATGGTATGGTGTACCGGAAGCTTTACTGTCAACAAACAGGACCTACAACCCTGCAGGAACTGAAAAAGCAGGAGAACCTTATAACAATCAGACAGACAATTACCAGCAGGATCATTACCAGTTATTCTTTAACCAGGTATTGAGTGATAACTGGAGTTTAAACATTGCCTCGTTTCTTACACGTGGTAAAGGTTACTACGAAGAATACAAAGCAGAACAAGGTTTTGAAAATTATGGATTAACCAACCCTGTTATAGGCGGGGACACCATTACCAATACAGACCTGGTGCGGGACCGCTGGCTCGATAACTATTTTTATGGCCAGGTATTTTCGGTACAATATAAAAAAGCAAAAGATGAATTAACGGTGGGCGGCAGCTGGACCAAATATGATGGAAAACATTATGGTGATGTGATCTGGGCAAACCTGGGCATTCCAAAAGATTACCGCTACTACAACCTTACGGCGTATAAGTCTGATGCGAATGTTTATGCAAAATGGTTGCACCAGTTCAACCCTAACTGGAACATTTTTACAGATGTGCAGTACAGGCGTGTGCAACATACAATGAATGGGTTTAAAGACAATCCCGGATTGTTGATCAACCGTAAGTTCAACTTCCTCAATCCAAAAGCCGGCTTCAGTTATTTTAACAACGGGTATCGTATTTATGCCAGCTACGCATTGGCACACAGGGAGCCCAACCGCGACGATTTTGAAGCCGGTGCAACAGAACAACCAACTTACGAAACACTGCACGATGCAGAACTCGGCGTAGAAAAAAAGAACCGGCAGTATAGCTGGGGGGCCACTTTTTACTACATGTACTACAATAATCAGTTGGTACTAACCGGGAAAATTAATGATGTGGGCAGTTATACGAGGATCAACGTGCCGTCCAGTTACCGCATGGGTGTTGAACTGCAGGGCGGTGTTGTACTAACAAACTGGCTGAATGCAAATGCGAATGTAACACTGAGCAACAATAAGATTAAGTCTTTTACCGAGTATATCGATAACTGGGACGATGGAAAGCAGCAGGCTGTTGAACATTCCAATACAGATATCTCTTTCTCACCGGCAATAACCGGAAGCGGTAATATTACGCTTACACCGGTGAAGAATGCGGAACTATCGCTGCTGAGCAAATATGTTGGCCGGCAATATATGGATAACACACAGAATAAGGCACGGAGCCTTGATGCTTACTACCTGCAGGATGTAAGAGCTATCTATACCATCAATAACATGTTGTTTAAGCAGTGGAACATTATCTTCCAGGTTAATAATGTATTCAACAAAAAGTATGAACCGAACGGGTACACTTATGCATACTATTATGAAGGAGCATTGATAAATGATAACTATTATTATCCGATGGCCGGTACAAATTTCATGCTTTCTGTAAACATTAAATTGTAA